In the Dehalococcoidales bacterium genome, ACAAGCATCTTCATCGGTAAGCAAGCCCAGGAGCTTCTGACCAGAAAGAAGATGACAGATGTTGAGGCCTTTGAGGTCGGCATCGGGTTTGAGAAAGACTCAATTCTGCTTTACTCAGAGGTGAGAGGCATGGTGCCCAGACCGGACCAGGATATTATAGATATGATAACCAATGAGGAGAAAAAGCATCTCAGTGAACTGATGTACATGGCAAACAAAATGAGGAGCGGTTAGAAGGTGGCGGGAAAAGCGATGGCTCAATTACGTATTCTGTCGTACAGCAGCGAACCGTTCGCCGACCGTGAGGAAGCGGGAAGACTTCTAGCCGCCGAGCTGAGACAGTATCGCGGTCAAAACGCGGTGGTGCTGGGGATTCCGCGTGGGGGCGTTGTCGTCGCGCGTGAAGTAGCCCGCTTGCTTGATGCTGAACTCGATGTTGTTCTGGCGCGCAAGCTGCGTACCCCCGGGCATGAGGAACTGGCGATGGGTTCCGTGGCTGAGAATGGTAAGCTTTTCCTCAACCGGGAGGTCGTAGGGGAGCTGGGTGTGGGAGAGGCTGATATCCAGCAGGAGAAGGCGCGGCAGCTCGCTGAGATTAAACGTCGTAATGAGCTTATTCGCCGGATACAGCCCAGGATACCGCTGAAGGAAAGAATAGTCAT is a window encoding:
- a CDS encoding phosphoribosyltransferase family protein, producing the protein MAQLRILSYSSEPFADREEAGRLLAAELRQYRGQNAVVLGIPRGGVVVAREVARLLDAELDVVLARKLRTPGHEELAMGSVAENGKLFLNREVVGELGVGEADIQQEKARQLAEIKRRNELIRRIQPRIPLKERIVIVIDDGVATGATTQAAFWAVRSEQPERLIAAIPVGPEDTIRRLARDVDEMLCLRTPPLFAAVGQFYQQFYPVEDEDVLRILKEESGKID